In Solirubrobacterales bacterium, a single genomic region encodes these proteins:
- the dnaJ gene encoding molecular chaperone DnaJ: protein MSKRDYYEVLGLSREASDQEIKKRFRRVARELHPDVNGDDPEAEEKFKEAAEAYEVLSDDERRATYDRYGHDGLNSGGFRSQAQGFGSIDDLFSAFFGGGFGAGSRGPAPGADVGATVEIELVDVLEGASREVEFDAVARCEDCNGNGAEPGTPIRTCERCQGAGEIRTVANTAFGQMVRAQPCETCHGEGRVAESPCPGCSGLGRRHTRKRHRIDIPAGIETGQRIRIAGAGHAGETGAPAGDLYVEVTVADRENIHRDGQDLISVVPLDATAAMLGDRVEVETLEGSEEIEFAAGTQPGSETRLKGAGLPRLGRSSRRGDHRFVVKIVIPSDLSDEQRRLAAELDGTLTERNRDGHEDSGFFSKVKRAFS, encoded by the coding sequence ATGAGCAAACGCGACTACTACGAGGTCCTCGGGCTCTCCCGGGAGGCCTCCGACCAGGAAATAAAGAAGCGGTTTCGCCGGGTCGCCCGGGAACTTCACCCAGATGTGAACGGGGACGATCCGGAAGCCGAGGAGAAGTTCAAGGAGGCGGCCGAGGCCTACGAAGTCCTGTCCGACGACGAGCGTCGGGCCACCTACGACCGCTACGGCCACGACGGACTGAACTCCGGTGGATTCCGCTCCCAGGCCCAGGGCTTCGGTTCGATCGATGATCTCTTCAGCGCCTTTTTCGGGGGTGGGTTCGGGGCCGGCTCCCGCGGCCCGGCACCCGGCGCGGACGTCGGGGCCACGGTCGAGATCGAGCTGGTCGACGTGCTCGAGGGGGCCAGCCGGGAGGTCGAGTTCGACGCGGTCGCCCGCTGCGAAGACTGCAACGGCAACGGGGCCGAGCCGGGGACCCCGATCAGGACCTGCGAGCGCTGCCAGGGGGCCGGGGAGATCCGGACGGTCGCCAACACCGCCTTCGGCCAGATGGTCCGGGCTCAGCCCTGCGAGACCTGCCACGGCGAAGGCCGGGTCGCGGAGTCGCCCTGCCCGGGTTGCTCCGGTCTGGGGCGCCGTCACACCAGGAAACGACACCGGATCGACATTCCGGCCGGGATCGAGACCGGTCAGCGAATCCGGATCGCCGGAGCCGGTCACGCCGGGGAGACCGGGGCGCCGGCCGGGGACCTCTACGTCGAGGTCACCGTCGCCGACCGGGAGAACATCCACCGCGACGGCCAGGACCTGATCAGCGTGGTACCCCTGGATGCGACCGCAGCGATGCTGGGCGATCGGGTCGAGGTGGAAACGCTCGAAGGCAGCGAAGAGATCGAGTTTGCCGCCGGCACCCAGCCCGGTTCCGAGACCCGGCTCAAGGGGGCCGGGCTGCCGCGACTCGGTCGGTCCTCCCGTCGGGGGGATCATCGATTCGTGGTCAAGATCGTGATTCCCTCCGATCTCAGCGA